One Halalkalicoccus sp. NIPERK01 DNA segment encodes these proteins:
- a CDS encoding ATP-binding cassette domain-containing protein has protein sequence MTPKIETRDLTRVVDGEAIVDGLSVSVAEGEVLVVVGPSGAGKSSLLRLLNRLDEPTGGTVLVDGEDYRSIPPRELRRRVGFVPQDPALVPGTVFENVARGPRLRGDSVDEEAVGGLLDRLGLGGYGDRDVEELSGGEKQRVAIARTLLTEPDVLLLDEPTSHLDSASERRVESLLSDLIRDLDLTVVLVTHDEEQAKRIGNRALSMREGRADRIGPIEEVFA, from the coding sequence ATGACGCCGAAAATCGAGACGCGGGACCTCACGCGGGTCGTCGACGGCGAGGCCATCGTCGACGGCCTCTCCGTCTCGGTCGCCGAGGGCGAGGTGTTGGTCGTGGTCGGCCCGTCGGGGGCCGGGAAGTCGTCGTTGCTCCGCCTGCTCAACCGGCTCGACGAGCCGACCGGCGGAACGGTGCTGGTGGACGGCGAGGACTACCGGTCGATCCCGCCGCGTGAGCTTCGACGACGCGTCGGGTTCGTCCCGCAGGACCCCGCCCTCGTTCCCGGCACCGTCTTCGAGAACGTGGCCCGGGGGCCGCGACTCCGTGGGGATTCGGTCGACGAGGAGGCGGTCGGCGGCCTCCTCGATCGCCTCGGCCTCGGTGGCTACGGGGACCGCGACGTCGAGGAGCTCTCGGGCGGCGAGAAACAGCGCGTCGCAATCGCTCGAACCCTGCTGACCGAGCCGGACGTGCTGCTCCTCGACGAGCCGACGTCCCACCTCGATTCCGCATCGGAACGCCGCGTCGAATCGCTGCTGTCCGACCTCATCCGCGACCTCGATCTGACGGTCGTCCTCGTCACCCACGACGAGGAGCAGGCGAAACGGATCGGCAACAGGGCGCTTTCGATGCGCGAGGGCCGCGCCGATCGGATCGGCCCGATCGAGGAGGTGTTCGCGTGA
- a CDS encoding ABC transporter permease has product MASLASEFAAQLTDPVLVRGLVQVAVASVLAALVVGISHLRGLTLERELGVALVRGLVQIVAMGSIVGLLLTVEFAWSALILLGMMVGATWISKNRGEGLPGVTRVSFFAIVTGSGLVIVTMTLAGAIEATVRNLVPVGSMIIANAMQINSLALDRFKSEIESNRAEIEVGLSLGAPPSAVISRHVETGVQASLIPVIDSLKSLGWVWIPGIMAGMILAGENPIYAALYQFVIMAMIFGAGGLTSMTSSLLIGNYVFTEAEQLKEIETDEDE; this is encoded by the coding sequence ATGGCGTCCCTGGCGAGCGAGTTCGCCGCTCAGCTCACCGACCCGGTACTGGTCCGAGGGCTGGTACAGGTCGCCGTCGCGTCGGTCCTCGCCGCGCTCGTCGTCGGGATCTCGCACCTCCGGGGGCTGACGCTCGAACGCGAACTCGGCGTCGCGCTCGTTCGCGGGCTGGTACAGATCGTCGCGATGGGGTCGATCGTCGGGCTCCTGCTCACGGTCGAGTTCGCCTGGAGCGCGCTCATCCTCCTCGGGATGATGGTCGGCGCGACGTGGATCTCGAAGAACCGGGGCGAGGGACTCCCGGGGGTCACCCGCGTCTCGTTTTTCGCCATCGTCACCGGCTCCGGGCTGGTGATCGTCACGATGACGCTCGCGGGGGCGATCGAGGCCACGGTCAGGAACCTCGTTCCAGTGGGCAGCATGATCATCGCCAACGCGATGCAGATCAACTCGCTCGCGCTCGACCGGTTCAAAAGCGAGATCGAGTCGAACCGCGCGGAGATCGAGGTCGGCCTCTCGCTCGGCGCGCCGCCCAGTGCGGTGATCTCGCGGCACGTCGAGACGGGCGTGCAGGCGTCGCTCATCCCCGTCATCGACTCGCTGAAGAGCCTCGGCTGGGTGTGGATCCCGGGGATCATGGCCGGGATGATCCTCGCCGGCGAGAACCCGATCTACGCCGCGCTCTACCAGTTCGTCATCATGGCGATGATCTTCGGTGCCGGCGGGCTGACGAGCATGACCAGCAGCCTGCTGATCGGGAACTACGTCTTCACCGAGGCCGAGCAGCTGAAGGAGATCGAGACGGACGAGGACGAGTGA
- a CDS encoding phage repressor protein, translating into MSDGFLSRLLRGGFREQATRLRIDWMTHTDERVMELLEDGPATPPELAATLEKSEEYVADRCRQLAIRDLLSREDDTYRLTDRGAAYLAGEIGAEELAEDGEG; encoded by the coding sequence ATGAGCGACGGGTTCCTCTCGCGGCTCCTGCGTGGTGGGTTTCGCGAACAGGCGACGCGCCTGCGGATCGACTGGATGACCCACACCGACGAGCGGGTCATGGAACTGCTCGAGGACGGACCGGCGACGCCCCCCGAACTCGCGGCGACCCTCGAGAAGAGCGAGGAGTACGTCGCCGACCGGTGTCGCCAGTTGGCGATCCGCGACCTGCTCTCCCGCGAGGACGACACGTATCGACTGACGGACCGCGGCGCGGCCTACCTCGCTGGCGAGATCGGGGCGGAGGAACTCGCCGAGGACGGCGAGGGCTGA
- a CDS encoding Xaa-Pro peptidase family protein: MPTRLLDEEFDARLASVRERIAASDADAGVWFDATSIEYLTGFAHVQTERPVVLGVAPEACAITVPRLEVERCEGNPRVDRVHDYFDYPGGKPIETVAEMLRGMGAGSVLADADGAPGVMGYEGPPLSEVVEVETQSWVPRMRWRKSAAEIDLIRESATWANLGHRYLADFTEPGAHPATVSQRASMEASRAMLDALGDRFVERVRASGPVQAGYISAHETALPHGHTPNQRLREGDVLITGATANVDGYRSELERTMFVGEPTDEQAHYFELMLEAQDIAIEALGPGVPLADVDEAVWSYFEEQGITDLARHHVGHNIGLGAHEPPYIDRGWAAHCGSETTSYDESDATMRPGHVYTIEPGIYTEEAGYRHSDTIAITEEGIEPLTYFPRDLEANVVR, encoded by the coding sequence ATGCCGACACGCCTCCTCGACGAGGAGTTCGACGCGCGCCTCGCGAGCGTCCGCGAGCGGATCGCGGCGAGCGACGCCGACGCCGGCGTCTGGTTCGACGCGACCAGCATCGAGTACCTGACCGGCTTCGCCCACGTCCAGACCGAACGCCCCGTCGTCCTCGGGGTCGCTCCCGAGGCGTGTGCGATCACCGTCCCGCGACTGGAGGTCGAGCGATGCGAGGGGAACCCCAGGGTCGACCGCGTCCACGACTACTTCGACTATCCCGGCGGGAAGCCGATCGAAACGGTGGCAGAGATGCTCCGGGGGATGGGTGCCGGGTCGGTCCTGGCGGACGCCGACGGCGCGCCGGGCGTCATGGGCTACGAGGGACCCCCGCTCTCGGAGGTCGTGGAGGTCGAGACCCAGTCGTGGGTCCCGCGGATGCGCTGGCGGAAGTCGGCGGCCGAGATCGATCTCATTCGAGAATCCGCGACGTGGGCGAACCTCGGCCACCGCTATCTCGCCGACTTCACCGAGCCCGGCGCCCACCCCGCGACCGTGAGCCAGCGCGCCTCGATGGAAGCGTCGAGAGCGATGCTCGACGCCCTCGGGGACCGGTTCGTCGAACGGGTGCGCGCGAGCGGCCCGGTGCAGGCGGGCTACATCAGCGCCCACGAGACCGCCCTGCCCCACGGCCACACGCCCAACCAGCGCCTCCGGGAGGGCGACGTTCTCATTACAGGTGCGACCGCGAACGTCGACGGCTACCGCTCCGAGTTGGAGCGCACCATGTTCGTCGGCGAGCCCACCGACGAGCAGGCCCACTACTTCGAACTCATGCTCGAAGCGCAGGACATCGCCATCGAGGCGCTCGGGCCGGGCGTCCCCCTCGCGGACGTGGACGAGGCGGTGTGGAGCTACTTCGAGGAGCAGGGGATCACCGACCTCGCGCGCCACCACGTCGGGCACAACATCGGGCTCGGGGCCCACGAACCGCCGTACATCGACCGTGGATGGGCCGCCCACTGTGGGAGCGAAACGACGAGCTACGACGAGTCGGACGCGACCATGCGACCGGGTCACGTCTACACGATCGAGCCGGGGATCTACACCGAGGAGGCGGGCTACAGACACTCGGATACGATCGCCATCACCGAAGAGGGGATCGAGCCACTCACCTACTTCCCGCGCGATCTGGAGGCGAACGTCGTTCGCTGA
- a CDS encoding APC family permease, translated as MSENFGVGTAVALGVGGVVGGGIYAAIGIVVAAAGVLTWFAYSLATVVVLCCAYSYVKLNDVTDSSGGSVSFLEELTDRTTVAGVIGWTLVVGYIGTMAMYAYAFGAYGQMMLGIEYVWGLPIRQFLSVLVVAVFVGLNLLGAGSTAAVERYLVFVQAGIIAVFGLVALWFGFSNQMLQVGFSELARSVSSFDFNPIIAASVGFVSFEGWQLLFYDQEQFEDPDETLAKGIFISIPVAAFIYILVGFVITSLLPEEVVAAQPEAALLYGGLVISKWLAFAVGIAGLISTASAINSTLFSEAIFAKNLIADGILPDRMGDADEQAAPTRTVLVIGLFTAAFTVLGSLEAVVEFASLAFIAVFGAMSALALANRDRGDINVLPPLVGTVGSAAFFVMLTWYLYAQLPSVFWLVVLIAAAVFTVEAVYFERESIEQGLREAERQL; from the coding sequence GTGAGCGAGAACTTCGGCGTGGGGACGGCAGTCGCCCTCGGCGTCGGCGGGGTCGTCGGCGGGGGGATCTACGCGGCGATCGGCATCGTCGTGGCCGCCGCCGGCGTGTTGACGTGGTTCGCCTACTCGCTCGCGACCGTCGTCGTGCTCTGTTGTGCCTACTCGTACGTCAAGCTCAACGACGTCACCGACAGCAGCGGCGGCTCTGTCTCCTTCCTCGAGGAGCTGACCGACCGAACGACCGTCGCGGGCGTCATCGGCTGGACGCTCGTCGTCGGCTACATCGGCACGATGGCGATGTACGCCTACGCCTTCGGCGCCTACGGCCAGATGATGCTCGGCATCGAGTACGTCTGGGGGCTGCCGATCCGCCAGTTCCTCTCCGTGCTCGTCGTCGCCGTCTTCGTCGGCCTGAACCTCTTGGGTGCCGGCTCGACCGCGGCCGTCGAGCGGTATCTCGTGTTCGTCCAGGCGGGCATCATCGCCGTCTTCGGCCTCGTCGCGCTCTGGTTCGGCTTCTCGAACCAGATGCTTCAAGTAGGGTTCTCCGAACTCGCCCGGTCGGTCTCGAGTTTCGATTTCAACCCGATCATCGCCGCCTCGGTCGGGTTCGTCTCCTTCGAGGGGTGGCAGCTCCTCTTCTACGACCAGGAGCAGTTCGAGGACCCCGACGAGACGCTCGCGAAGGGGATCTTCATCTCGATCCCGGTCGCCGCGTTCATCTACATCCTCGTCGGGTTCGTCATCACGAGCCTCCTCCCAGAGGAGGTCGTCGCCGCCCAGCCCGAGGCGGCGCTGCTCTACGGGGGGCTCGTCATCTCGAAGTGGCTCGCGTTCGCGGTGGGGATCGCGGGGCTCATCTCGACGGCCAGCGCGATCAACTCGACGTTGTTCAGCGAGGCGATCTTCGCGAAGAACCTGATCGCCGACGGGATCCTCCCCGACCGCATGGGCGATGCCGACGAGCAGGCCGCCCCGACCCGGACGGTCCTCGTCATCGGCCTCTTCACGGCGGCGTTTACCGTCCTCGGGAGTCTCGAGGCCGTCGTGGAGTTCGCCTCGCTCGCGTTCATCGCGGTCTTCGGGGCGATGAGCGCGCTCGCGCTCGCGAACCGCGATCGGGGCGACATCAACGTGCTTCCGCCGCTCGTCGGCACCGTCGGGTCGGCCGCCTTCTTCGTCATGCTCACGTGGTATCTCTACGCACAGCTCCCGTCGGTCTTCTGGCTCGTCGTCCTCATCGCGGCCGCGGTCTTCACCGTCGAGGCGGTCTACTTCGAACGCGAGTCGATCGAGCAGGGGCTCCGCGAGGCCGAACGACAGCTCTGA
- a CDS encoding ABC transporter substrate-binding protein gives MTGIGRPLGRRDLLAGIGAAAAASLGGCSALAKTPPGPRLRLATLYPPVTLDPIEAKYVGSKQVINRVFDGLYAYGEGGDVVPRIASGQPTVSADGLEVEVAIDERARFQNDSPITPEDVAYSFEAPVEEDAATEWTVDMIESVETVDDRTVRFRLGDPYPAFSHALTRPIVPKEDREADPERFATAPVGSGPFEVRKFTEERKAQLARWDDYWGESPPAIAQLTVVYVESPLTQMMGLRTGRSDAIEPIGPQVANDIRDVTNATVARRDGYRSLYLGVNLNTGPTTKPEVREAIDYCLDVDEAVREFVEPMGERVYSPLPRRVAEEWDLPVERWAEIPNPKNVERARDLFRQADETTGQLKILTSKDPIHKEFGEALAGGLRNAGHGALVASKPWKSYLETYVTGSKRDYSVFVGEITGTSDPDSFLYPTFHENMAGTTNGVFERDDEVMEPLSEARATTDRDRRRDLYETAITRLLSDRAVVPLCSLDNSFATTDRVRNFRVHPIPEVNPRLAGTDPVVEVRS, from the coding sequence ATGACGGGAATCGGACGACCGCTGGGCCGGCGCGACCTGCTCGCGGGGATCGGGGCGGCGGCCGCCGCGTCGCTCGGGGGCTGTTCGGCGCTCGCGAAGACCCCGCCGGGGCCCCGACTTCGGCTCGCCACGCTGTACCCGCCGGTCACCCTCGACCCGATCGAGGCGAAGTACGTCGGCTCGAAGCAGGTCATCAACCGGGTCTTCGACGGACTGTACGCCTACGGCGAGGGCGGAGACGTCGTCCCGCGGATCGCGAGCGGCCAACCGACCGTCTCGGCGGACGGCCTGGAAGTCGAGGTCGCGATCGACGAGCGGGCGCGCTTCCAGAACGACAGCCCGATCACGCCCGAGGACGTCGCGTACTCTTTCGAGGCGCCCGTCGAGGAGGACGCCGCTACCGAGTGGACGGTCGACATGATCGAGTCGGTCGAGACCGTCGACGACCGGACGGTCCGGTTCCGGCTCGGAGACCCGTACCCGGCGTTTTCCCACGCGCTCACCCGGCCGATCGTCCCCAAGGAGGACCGCGAGGCCGATCCCGAACGGTTCGCCACGGCGCCGGTCGGGAGCGGCCCCTTCGAGGTCCGGAAGTTCACCGAGGAACGGAAGGCCCAACTCGCCCGCTGGGACGACTACTGGGGCGAGTCCCCGCCCGCGATCGCACAGCTCACCGTCGTGTACGTCGAATCGCCGCTCACTCAGATGATGGGTCTGCGGACCGGCCGCAGCGACGCCATCGAGCCGATCGGGCCGCAGGTGGCGAACGACATCCGGGACGTGACGAACGCGACGGTCGCGCGCCGAGACGGCTACCGGAGCCTCTATCTCGGCGTCAACCTGAACACCGGCCCGACGACGAAACCCGAGGTCCGGGAGGCGATCGACTACTGTCTCGACGTCGACGAGGCCGTCCGGGAGTTCGTCGAACCGATGGGCGAACGGGTCTACAGCCCGCTCCCGCGTCGGGTCGCCGAGGAGTGGGACCTGCCCGTCGAGCGGTGGGCCGAGATCCCGAACCCGAAGAACGTCGAGCGTGCGCGGGACCTGTTCCGGCAGGCCGACGAGACGACCGGCCAACTCAAGATCCTGACGTCGAAGGACCCCATCCACAAGGAGTTCGGCGAGGCGCTCGCCGGCGGGCTTCGCAACGCCGGCCACGGCGCGCTCGTGGCGTCGAAACCGTGGAAGAGCTACCTCGAGACGTACGTCACGGGGTCGAAGCGCGACTATTCGGTGTTCGTCGGCGAGATCACGGGCACCTCGGATCCGGACTCGTTTCTGTACCCGACGTTCCACGAGAACATGGCCGGGACGACCAACGGGGTCTTCGAGCGCGACGACGAGGTGATGGAACCCCTCTCGGAGGCCCGGGCGACGACCGACCGAGACCGCCGACGGGACCTCTACGAAACGGCGATCACGAGACTCCTCTCGGATCGGGCGGTCGTGCCGCTGTGTTCGCTCGACAACAGCTTCGCGACGACCGACCGGGTCCGGAACTTCCGGGTTCATCCGATCCCCGAGGTCAATCCGCGACTCGCGGGCACCGACCCCGTCGTGGAGGTCAGGTCGTGA
- a CDS encoding HAD family hydrolase, whose amino-acid sequence MAVSFDLFGTLVRAPKPDDSARAIAAELESRGVTVPDGWEEAYRTPQIDAPEGAEVPLPAHVARALSACGVEAPGNVARRAVIAAFDPTVETREGATEALAAAREHGPVGLLSNCSVPELVARTLIRAGLRGEFDAVVTSVGCGWRKPHPEAFEAVATGLDRPVADLTHVGDSPEDGGIEACGGRAILLDGVALSEVPALLGGR is encoded by the coding sequence GTGGCAGTCTCGTTCGACCTCTTCGGCACGCTCGTGCGCGCGCCCAAACCGGACGATTCGGCGCGGGCGATCGCGGCCGAACTCGAATCGCGGGGCGTGACGGTCCCCGACGGGTGGGAGGAGGCCTATCGCACCCCCCAGATCGACGCGCCCGAGGGCGCGGAGGTGCCCCTGCCCGCCCACGTCGCCCGCGCGCTTTCGGCCTGCGGCGTCGAGGCCCCGGGGAACGTCGCCCGGCGGGCCGTGATCGCGGCGTTCGACCCTACCGTCGAGACCCGCGAGGGGGCCACGGAAGCGCTCGCGGCGGCGCGCGAACACGGTCCCGTCGGTCTGCTCTCGAACTGCAGCGTACCCGAACTGGTCGCCCGAACGCTGATCCGCGCGGGCCTGCGCGGGGAGTTCGACGCGGTCGTCACGAGCGTGGGCTGTGGCTGGCGCAAACCCCACCCGGAGGCGTTCGAGGCGGTCGCCACCGGTCTCGACCGCCCCGTCGCGGACCTCACCCACGTCGGGGACTCGCCGGAGGACGGCGGGATCGAGGCGTGTGGCGGCCGGGCGATACTCCTCGACGGGGTCGCGCTCTCGGAGGTGCCCGCGCTCCTCGGAGGGCGATGA
- the cbiB gene encoding adenosylcobinamide-phosphate synthase CbiB translates to MSSALAALALAVGLELALGEPPARAHPVAWFGRAVERVDREWGRPRVVGACVALLLPALAAGVAAGTVALAALVHPFVGILVAGTVLFVSTSLRMLLDVAREVIAESERDLPRARESVRALAGRSPEELSAGEIRSATVESSAENLADGLVAPLGAFASLAPLSLALAAGGAAWVKAVNTLDSMLGYPEKPHGTASARLDDGVMYLSARASAVLLALAARKPMAPLRARRWARAPPSPNSGWPMATLAVLLGVRLEKPDVYILNRSRELPTVAEARRGVRIVALAGALAYLLSGVLAWF, encoded by the coding sequence ATGAGCAGCGCGCTCGCGGCGCTCGCGCTCGCGGTCGGCCTCGAACTCGCGCTGGGAGAACCACCCGCGAGGGCTCACCCGGTCGCGTGGTTCGGACGGGCCGTCGAACGGGTGGATCGGGAGTGGGGCCGCCCGCGGGTCGTCGGCGCTTGCGTGGCCCTCCTGCTCCCCGCGCTGGCCGCGGGGGTGGCCGCCGGAACGGTCGCGCTCGCCGCCCTCGTCCACCCGTTCGTCGGGATCCTCGTCGCCGGAACCGTCCTGTTCGTCTCGACGAGCCTGCGGATGTTACTGGACGTCGCGAGGGAGGTGATCGCCGAGAGCGAGCGCGACCTCCCGCGGGCGCGCGAGTCGGTCCGTGCGCTCGCCGGGCGCAGCCCTGAGGAACTCTCAGCGGGGGAGATACGGAGCGCCACCGTCGAGAGTAGCGCCGAGAACCTCGCCGACGGGCTGGTAGCACCCCTCGGCGCGTTCGCGTCGCTCGCGCCGCTCTCGCTCGCGCTCGCGGCCGGGGGCGCGGCGTGGGTCAAGGCGGTCAACACGCTCGATTCCATGCTCGGCTACCCCGAAAAGCCCCACGGCACCGCGAGCGCCCGCCTCGACGACGGCGTCATGTACCTGTCCGCACGCGCGAGCGCCGTCCTGCTCGCGCTGGCCGCCCGGAAACCGATGGCACCCCTCCGCGCGCGCCGGTGGGCGCGCGCCCCGCCCTCGCCGAACTCCGGCTGGCCGATGGCGACGCTCGCGGTCCTTCTGGGGGTTCGCCTCGAGAAACCCGACGTCTACATCCTGAATCGCTCTAGAGAGCTGCCGACGGTCGCGGAGGCCCGACGAGGGGTTCGGATCGTCGCCCTCGCCGGAGCACTCGCGTACCTGCTCTCGGGGGTGCTCGCGTGGTTCTGA
- the cobS gene encoding adenosylcobinamide-GDP ribazoletransferase, whose product MVLNALRGALGFLTRLPVGHDERAWEAFRRTPAAFPLAGYLVGALLAVPLLLPIPAPTVALAFLLSIYLLTGINHADGVADLGDAAVVHGGSEKRREVMRDTTTGVGAILALGVVLAGLALAGLALAALPLAAAAGIVIAAEVGAKFSVALLCCLGDPAHEGMGSQFVGQGPGALAGPLAVALPAAVSVPTFAAVAGATLSAVLVGKWATRRLGGISGDVLGAANEAGRVVALHAGVVAWTLW is encoded by the coding sequence GTGGTTCTGAACGCGCTGCGTGGGGCGCTCGGCTTCCTCACCCGGCTCCCGGTCGGTCACGACGAACGCGCCTGGGAGGCGTTTCGGCGGACGCCGGCCGCGTTTCCGCTCGCGGGCTACCTCGTGGGAGCGCTACTCGCCGTGCCCCTGCTCCTCCCGATTCCGGCCCCGACCGTCGCGCTCGCCTTCCTTCTCTCGATCTACCTCCTCACGGGGATCAACCACGCCGACGGCGTCGCGGACCTGGGCGACGCGGCGGTCGTCCACGGCGGGAGCGAGAAACGCCGTGAGGTCATGCGCGATACCACTACCGGCGTCGGCGCGATCCTCGCGCTCGGCGTCGTCCTCGCGGGACTGGCGCTCGCGGGGCTGGCGCTCGCGGCCCTGCCCCTCGCGGCGGCCGCCGGAATCGTGATCGCCGCCGAGGTCGGCGCGAAGTTCTCGGTCGCCCTGCTGTGCTGTCTCGGCGACCCCGCCCACGAGGGAATGGGCTCGCAGTTCGTCGGACAGGGGCCGGGTGCGCTCGCCGGTCCGCTCGCCGTGGCGCTTCCGGCGGCCGTCTCGGTTCCGACGTTCGCGGCCGTCGCGGGTGCGACGCTGTCGGCCGTTCTCGTCGGCAAGTGGGCGACCAGACGGCTGGGCGGGATCAGCGGCGACGTGCTGGGCGCGGCGAACGAGGCCGGGCGGGTCGTCGCGCTCCACGCGGGGGTGGTCGCGTGGACGCTCTGGTGA
- a CDS encoding NTP transferase domain-containing protein, translating to MCGGRGTRLGMGEKPLVEVGGEPMVDRVIAAVSPVADAVHAAPSPHTPETRAHLDGRVPVVETPGEGYVDDLSHALARVGRPVLTVTADLPLLTPADVRLALDAHGPGSLTVCVPVERKRELGVSVDRSFEHEGQRVAPTGVNVVGEGPESIRTLDRIGLAVNVNRSRDLQVAEVLFPNDCNPSWP from the coding sequence ATGTGTGGCGGGCGAGGCACCCGCCTCGGGATGGGCGAGAAGCCGCTCGTCGAAGTGGGAGGGGAACCGATGGTCGACCGGGTGATCGCGGCCGTCTCGCCGGTCGCCGACGCCGTCCACGCCGCGCCCTCACCGCACACCCCCGAGACACGGGCCCACCTCGACGGGCGGGTTCCGGTCGTCGAGACGCCCGGCGAGGGCTACGTCGATGACCTCTCGCACGCGCTCGCGCGGGTGGGACGGCCGGTGCTGACGGTCACGGCCGACCTCCCGCTGCTCACCCCGGCGGACGTGCGACTCGCGCTCGACGCCCACGGACCGGGGTCGTTGACCGTCTGCGTGCCGGTCGAGCGCAAACGCGAACTGGGCGTGAGCGTCGATAGGAGCTTCGAGCACGAGGGACAGCGGGTCGCGCCGACGGGCGTGAACGTGGTCGGCGAGGGGCCAGAGTCGATCCGCACCCTCGACCGGATCGGACTCGCGGTCAACGTCAATCGCTCGCGCGACCTACAGGTAGCCGAGGTGTTATTTCCGAACGATTGTAACCCCTCGTGGCCATGA
- a CDS encoding threonine-phosphate decarboxylase: MNPKSAEGIDRVPHGGCTDPGITDFSANVNPRTPPGVAGVYEGALAQSKRYPDDDYPEYRAAAGNYVGCPPEEIVPTPGGLAGIRLAIETTVSCGDSVLVPAPSFGEYAREVELQGGTVEFVPHDEICGSDPTGHAMAIVCNPNNPTGTVYDSGDLLDFLARCRETGTVLLVDEAFLGFTDRPSMTGQRGTIVARSLTKLFGLPGLRAGFLVASDESRDRLEGGRIPWCLGTPAAAVGAHCMGQREFVEETRRRVRTERERMVAALEGEYGIAPSEAPFLLLDVGERPVDRVIDRVELDDLTVRDARTFRGLDSHVRVAIRRPEENDRLLDALLDV, translated from the coding sequence ATGAACCCGAAATCCGCAGAGGGAATCGATCGAGTACCACACGGGGGGTGTACCGATCCGGGAATCACGGACTTCAGCGCGAACGTCAACCCGCGGACGCCGCCGGGGGTCGCCGGTGTCTACGAGGGGGCGCTCGCCCAGTCGAAACGCTACCCGGACGACGACTACCCGGAGTACCGGGCCGCCGCGGGCAATTACGTCGGCTGTCCGCCCGAGGAGATCGTCCCCACGCCCGGCGGCCTCGCGGGGATCCGGCTGGCGATCGAGACGACCGTTTCCTGCGGGGACTCGGTGCTCGTCCCGGCCCCGAGTTTCGGCGAGTACGCCCGCGAGGTCGAGCTCCAGGGCGGGACCGTCGAGTTCGTCCCCCACGACGAGATCTGCGGGAGCGACCCGACCGGCCACGCGATGGCGATCGTCTGCAACCCGAACAACCCCACCGGGACGGTCTACGACTCGGGCGACCTGCTCGACTTCCTCGCGCGCTGTCGGGAGACGGGGACCGTGCTGCTCGTCGACGAGGCGTTTCTCGGGTTCACCGACCGACCCTCGATGACGGGCCAGCGCGGGACGATCGTCGCCCGCTCGCTCACCAAGCTCTTCGGTCTTCCGGGCCTCCGGGCGGGCTTTCTGGTCGCGTCCGACGAATCCAGGGACCGCCTCGAAGGCGGCCGGATCCCGTGGTGTCTCGGGACGCCGGCGGCGGCGGTCGGCGCCCACTGCATGGGTCAACGCGAGTTCGTCGAGGAGACCCGCCGGCGGGTGCGTACCGAACGCGAGCGGATGGTCGCGGCCCTCGAAGGCGAGTACGGGATCGCCCCGTCGGAGGCCCCGTTCCTCCTGCTCGACGTGGGCGAGCGTCCGGTCGATCGGGTGATCGACCGCGTCGAACTCGACGACCTGACCGTCAGGGACGCCCGGACGTTCCGGGGGCTCGACTCGCACGTCAGGGTCGCGATACGGCGACCCGAGGAGAACGACCGGCTGCTCGACGCGCTTCTGGATGTTTGA
- a CDS encoding adenosylcobinamide amidohydrolase: protein MFETRRREGVLRVERGGTRWLSTGWDGGPSEGAVAYNVSVPESWNETDLAGYVAARRERAGFDRSGPALLTGVDLDHARAARYGPVEAIATAGVSNPAALPMAPSGESSVPAEGGVGTVNLVVGTTRACGDGALANLLAVAAEAKAATLLAKAGVPGTTTDAIIAACDPDGEPVEFTGSATPVGAATRACVREAVRASLDSRYAEREMPSLSEAEYGIKTTERASVSAIEPERTDRTGEVGPR from the coding sequence ATGTTTGAGACGCGGCGACGCGAGGGCGTCCTGCGGGTCGAACGCGGAGGGACTCGCTGGCTCAGCACCGGCTGGGACGGCGGCCCCTCCGAGGGGGCCGTGGCGTACAACGTCTCGGTGCCCGAGAGCTGGAACGAGACCGACCTCGCGGGCTACGTCGCCGCCCGGCGCGAACGGGCGGGGTTCGACCGCTCGGGGCCGGCGCTCCTGACCGGCGTCGACCTCGATCACGCACGCGCCGCGCGCTACGGTCCCGTGGAGGCGATCGCCACCGCGGGCGTCTCGAACCCGGCGGCGCTGCCGATGGCGCCCTCGGGGGAGTCGAGCGTCCCCGCCGAGGGGGGTGTCGGCACGGTCAACCTCGTCGTCGGAACGACCCGTGCCTGTGGGGACGGCGCGCTCGCGAACCTGCTTGCCGTGGCCGCGGAGGCGAAGGCCGCGACGCTGCTCGCGAAAGCGGGCGTCCCGGGAACGACAACCGACGCGATCATCGCCGCCTGCGATCCCGACGGCGAGCCGGTCGAGTTCACCGGGAGCGCCACCCCCGTCGGGGCCGCGACCCGCGCCTGCGTCCGTGAGGCGGTGCGTGCGAGCCTCGACTCGCGGTACGCCGAGCGGGAGATGCCTTCCCTTTCGGAGGCCGAGTACGGGATCAAGACGACCGAGCGCGCATCGGTCTCCGCGATCGAACCCGAGCGCACGGACCGAACCGGCGAAGTGGGTCCGCGATAA